A DNA window from Anas platyrhynchos isolate ZD024472 breed Pekin duck chromosome 33, IASCAAS_PekinDuck_T2T, whole genome shotgun sequence contains the following coding sequences:
- the LOC140000197 gene encoding latent-transforming growth factor beta-binding protein 4-like, translating to MGTRGGPGAPRPPRPVQCSSPLPGLRTQDVCCRGAGVAWGVHECQPCDADPPNPPAVGQHPCPKGFRRANGSCVDVDECQEGGFCKNGLCTNTRGSFACLCHEGFILDSSRSSCISHQVISEAREPCYRVLREGRCALPTLRNITRQICCCSRVGKAWGPACQRCPPFGSEGFKEICPAGPGYHYSASDLHYNTRYLGQDLPRVPLGRPRVPSPAGTAAPRWRPGRPPPSRSPPVPEVPPRVPKVPQRVPEVPPRVPHVPPRVPEVPPRVPDVSPRVPEVPQRIPEVPPRVPEVSPHVPDAPPRVPEAPPHVPEVPHVPQVPQRVPEAPQRVPEVPPDVPEVPQRVPEVPPRIPEVPPPAPEVVIVPRPTLGLLGPLPTPPGPEGPAPAAGSVCERNPRICGPGRCVPRQGGYTCLCHPGFWLSTQGTHCIDVDECRRSPRPCAPGRCENTVGSFRCVCGPGYRPGPGGTDCQDVDECAQSPSPCAQSRCENLPGGYRCICPAGYQASTPTGQCQDIDECENHLACPGQECANTPGSFQCRPCRDGFELRHGRCADVDECATGSPCGPHGRCSNTEGSFHCQCRRGYRVGAGGAPCADVNECLEGDFCFPHGECLNTEGSYSCLCAQGYASTPEGTACVDVDECQRGDVCRGGRCANTDGAFECHCPAGFRTDAERAQCHDVDECQEHGAELCGAERCENLPGSYRCVPACQHGYRPRDGGGCEGL from the exons atggggacacgggggggtcccggcgccccccgacccccccgccccgtgcagTGCAGCTCGCCCCTGCCCGGTCTGCGCACCCAGGACGTCTGCTGCCGGGGGGCCGGCGTGGCCTGGGGGGTGCACGAGTGCCAGCCCTGTGACGCCGACCCCC CGAAcccccccgccgtggggcagcacccctgccccaaaggTTTCCGCCGCGCCAACGGCTCCTGCGTGG atgtggaTGAGTGCCAGGAGGGGGGGTTCTGCAAGAACGGGCTCTGCACCAACACCCGGGGCAGCTTCGCCTGCCTCTGCCACGAGGGCTTCATCCTGGACTCGTCCCGGAGCAGCTGCATCT cccaccaggtGATCTCGGAGGCGCGGGAGCCATGTTAccgggtgctgcgggaggggcGCTGCGCGCTGCCCACCCTGCGCAACATCACCcgccagatctgctgctgcagccgcgtgggcaaggcctgggggccggcgtgccagcgctgcccccccttcGGCTCcg AGGGGTTCAAGGAGAtctgccccgccggccccggctaCCACTACTCGGCCTCCGACCTGCACTACAACACCCGCTACCTGGGCCAGgacctgccccgtgtccccctggggcgtccccgtgtcccctccccagctgggaccgCCGCCC ctcgctGGCGCCCCGGTcggccgccccccagcaggtcaccgcctgtccccgaggtgccaccgcgggtccccaaggtgccacaacgcgtccccgaggtgccaccacgcgTCCCACACGTGCCAccgcgtgtccccgaggtgccaccacgggTCCCCGATGTGTcaccacgtgtccccgaggtgccacaacgcatCCCCGAGGtaccaccacgtgtccccgaggtgtcaccacatgtccctgatgcgccaccacgtgtccctgaggcaccaccgcatgtccctgaggtgccacatGTCCCCCAGGTTCCACAGCGGGTCCCTGAGGCGCCacaacgtgtccccgaggtgccaccagacgtccccgaggtgccacaacgcgtccccgaggtgccaccgcgcatccccgaggtgccaccaccagcccccgagGTTGTCATCGTGCCTcgacccaccctggggctgctgggacccctccccacgccacccggcccggagggtccggcaccag CCGCCGGCAGCGTGTGCGAGCGGAACCCGCGGATCTgcggccccgggcgctgcgTCCCGCGCCAGGGCGGCTAcacctgcctgtgccaccccggcttctggctcagcacccagggcacccaCTGCATCG acgtggacgagtgccggcgcagcccccggccctgcgccCCCGGCCGCTGCGAGAACACGGTGGGGAGCTTCCGCTGCGTCTGCGGCCCCGGctaccggcccggccccggcggcaccgactgccaag atgtggatgaatgcgcccagagcccctcgccctgcgcccagagccgctgcgagaacttgcccggTGGCTACCGCTGCATCTGCCCGGCCGGCTACCAGGCCAGCACGCCCACGGGACAGTGCCAGG ACATCGACGAGTGCGAGAACCACCTGGCCTGCCCCGGCCAGGAGTGCGCCAACACGCcgggctccttccagtgccGGCCGTGCCGCGACGGCTTCGAGCTGCGCCACGGGCGCTGCGCAG acgtggacgagtgcgccaCGGGCTCGCCCTGTGGTCCCCACGGCCGCTGCAgtaacaccgagggctccttcCACTGCCAGTGCCGGCGCGGATACCGGGTGGGTGCCGGCGGCGCGCCATGCGCGG ATGTCAACGAGTGCCTGGAGGGCGACTTCTGCTTCCCCCACGGCGAGTGCCtcaacaccgagggctcctacagctgcctctgcgccCAGGGCTATGCCAGCACCCCCGAGGGCACCGCATGCGTTG acgtggacgagtgccagcgCGGGGATGTGtgccggggcggccgctgcgccAACACCGACGGCGCCTTCGAGTGCCACTGCCCCGCCGGCTTCCGCACCGACGCCGAGCGGGCCCAGTGCcacg atgtggacgagtgccaggagcacggggccgagttgtgtggggctgagcgctgcgagaacttgcccggatcctaccgctgcgtgcccGCCTGCCAGCACggctaccggccccgggacggcggggggtgtgagg